A window of Streptomyces sp. Je 1-332 genomic DNA:
GGCCGGGCGGAACGTGCTCGGGTGGACGTGGTGTTCGCCCCATTCTGTCGTGTATGGGCCGACATCAAGCCCACCAGGTACGGGAATCCGAGTCCGCAAAGACAGCCAGGGAAGAAGCAGATGACCAGTCAGCCCCGTGGGATCGTGGACACCGTCGTCGTCGGAGCAGGCCTCGCCGGCCTCGCGTGCGCCCTGGACCTGCAGCACGCCGGACGGCGTGTGGCGTTGCTGGAGGCGTCGGACGGCGTGGGCGGCCGGATGCGCACCGACCGCCGGGACGGGTTTCTCCTCGACCGCGGGTTCCAGGTGTTCAACACCTCCTACCCCCAGGTGAAACGGCGTCTGGACCTGCGAAGTCTCCAGTTGAGGCCGTTCACCCCGGGTCTCATCGCCCACACCTCGACGGGCCCCGTACGTCTCGCCGATCCGACCCGGCAGCCGAAGGACGCGCGGGCACTGCTGCCCGGGCGGGTGCTTCCGGCCCGTGACCTGGCGGCCCTGGGCGCGCTGACCGCGCGCGACGCCCTGCTGCCCGTCGGGTTCCTCAAGCGGCGCCGGGACCGCTCCACGGCCACCGCTCTGGCCCACGCCGGGGTGACGGCCGGCACCGTCGACGAAATCCTGCGGCCGTTCCTGTCCGGCGTGTTCCTGGAGGACCGCCTCGAGACCTCCGCCCGCTTCTTCCATCTGGTCTGGCGGAGCATGGTCAGAGGAACGCTCTGCCTGCCGGCCGACGGGATCGGCGCCGTGCCCGCTCAGTTGGCCAAGGGGCTTGACGACGGCGTCCTTTCGCTGGAGACCCCCGTCGCCGCGGTCACCGATGCGGGGGTGCTTCTGACCGACGGCCGTGAACTCCCGGCCCGGTCCGTCGTCGTGGCCACGGACGCGGCATCGGCGGCCGGCCTGCTGCCCGGGCTTGCCGTACCGGACGGCCGCACGGTGACCACGTACTACCACGCGGCTCCCCGCACGCCACTGCCGGAGCCGACCCTGCTGGTCGACAGCACTGGTGCGGTACTCAACACGTGTGTGCTGACCGAGGCCGCACCCACATACGCACCTCCTGGCACCGCGCTGATCTCCAGCTCCGTGCTCGGCGCGCACACGCCGGGAGTTGAGGCAGCCGTGCTGCGGCGCCTGGCCGAGTTGTACGGGACTGACACGAGCGGTTGGCGGCAGGTCGCCGTTTACACCGTCGAAGGAGCCCTGCCCGTGATGGAACCCCCGTGGCCGCTGAGCCGCACCACGCGTTTCGCGCCGGGCCGGTATGTCTGTGGGGACCACCGGGCGACCGGGTCCGTACAGGGCGCCCTGTCATCGGGTACGCGGGCCGCCAGGGAGGTGCTGAGTGACCTGGCGCGTGACTGAGGGCGACCGGGCCGAAGCGGCCGCATCCACCGACGGCCGGTCGGAAGAACACGACACGTCGGACGTCGTCATCGTCGGCGGCGGCGCGTCCGGCCTCAGCCTCGCCCACCAGCTGGCAGTGGCCGGCCGCCTCGACTTCACCCTGGTGGAGGCGCCGGACGGCCCGCGGAGACCGCCCGAGCGGACCTGGTGCTACTGGGACCAGGGCACCGGCGGCTTCCAGGACACGGGCGAAGGTCAGGACACGGGCGACGACCAGGGCGCCGGTGACCTCCAAGCAGCGGTCGCCGCCTCCTGGTCCCGGCTGCGCATCCACGCAGCCGACGGCCGCCCGGTCACCGTCGACCCGTCTCCGCTGCGTTACCGCATGCTCCGGTCCGCCGAGTTCGAACGGCTGGTGTACTCCAGGCTGGCACGCTCCTCAGGCGCACACGTCCTGCGCGCGACGGCCGACACGGTGCGCGACACGGCTGACGGCGCGGAGGTCCGCTGCACCACACCGGAAGGCCGTGCGCTGACCCTGCGCGCCCGCCACGTGTTCGACTCGCGTCCACGCCCGCTCCTTCCGCCAGCCCGGACCGAACTGATGCAGCACTTCCGCGGCTGGTTCGTGCGGACGGACACGGACCGGTTCGATCCGACGGTCGCCGATCTGATGGACTTCAGGGTGCCGCAGCCGCAGCACGGGCTCGCCTTCGGCTACGTACTGCCGCTGTCTCCGAACCGAGCCCTCGTCGAGTACACCGAGTTCTCCCGTACGCCACTGACCACCGAGGCCTACGACGCGGCACTGACCCGCTACAGCCGCGACGTGCTCGAACTCGGCGCCCACACCGTGGAATCGGCGGAGCAGGGCGTCATCCCCATGACGGACGGGCACTTCGCTCGCCGGGCCGGGAGATCCGTCTTCCGTATCGGTGCCGCGGGCGGCGCCACGCGCCCTGCGACCGGTTACACCTTCGCCGCCGTACAGCGGCAGAGCCGGGCCATCGCCGCCGCCCTGCACGATGGCCACGCGCGCGTGCCGCCACCGCACGGGCGCAGGGCACTCGCCATGGACGCCGTGCTGCTGCGGGCCCTGGACACCGGGCGGGTCGACGGCCCCGACTTCTTCACCCGCCTGTTCCGCCGCGTCCCGACCGAACGCCTGCTGAGATTCCTCGACGGCGACACCACTGTGCGGGAGGAGTGGACCATCGGCCTGCGCACCCCGATCGGCCCCATGCTCCGCACCGCTGTCGAAGTCCCCTTCCTTCCCCACCGCGCCCGCCCCGCCCCACGAACCGGAGAGAGCCACCGATGACACTGCTGCGCGACCACGACCTGGCACGCGCCTTCGACCACGCGGCGCGCACCTACGACAGCCTCACGGCACTCAACCCCGGCTACCGCACGGACCTCCTGCGCTCCGCACGCCGCCTTCAACTGCCGCGCGCCGGCGCCGGGCTCCGCATCCTCGACCTCGGCTGCGGCACCGGAACCTCCACCCGGGCCCTCTTGCGCGCCGCGCCCCACGCCCGCATCACGGCAGTCGACGCCTCCGCGGGAATGCTGCGCCGCGCGCTGGCCAAACCGTGGCCGGGCCACGTCCGCTTCCGGCACCTGACCGCGGAGGAGGCGGTCCTCAGGCAGGAGCAAGAGGAGCCGTACGACGCGGTGTTCGCCGCCTACCTGTTCCGCAACGTCACCGACCCGGACGGCCTGCTCGCGGCCGTCCGGGCCCTGCTGCGACCGGGCGGACGGCTCGCCGTCCACGAGTACAGCCTCAGCGGATCGGCCGCGCATCGTGCGCTGTGGACGGCTGTCTGCCAGGGGGTGATCGTGCCCGCGGGCACACTCAGCGGGGACCGCGCCCTCTACCGTCACCTGTGGCGAAGCGTCCTCGACTTCGACACCGCACCCGCCTTCACCGCGCGTCTCACGGATGCGGGGTTCACCGGCGTGCGCGTGGCTCCCGTAGCCGGATGGCAGACCGGGATCGTGCACACCTTCCTCGCCCGCAACGCCGCAGAGGGCGCCAAGGGCACAGACAGCGCAGAGGGCACGGCAGTTGGGGGAGCCGCGTGAGCGCCCGGCAGCCTGCCGCTCGGCGAGGCCGTGACCGCAAGGCCGAGCTGCTGCGGCCCACCCCCGGCCGAAACCGCTTCGAACGCGACGACGCACCGAGCGTCGCC
This region includes:
- a CDS encoding NAD(P)/FAD-dependent oxidoreductase: MTSQPRGIVDTVVVGAGLAGLACALDLQHAGRRVALLEASDGVGGRMRTDRRDGFLLDRGFQVFNTSYPQVKRRLDLRSLQLRPFTPGLIAHTSTGPVRLADPTRQPKDARALLPGRVLPARDLAALGALTARDALLPVGFLKRRRDRSTATALAHAGVTAGTVDEILRPFLSGVFLEDRLETSARFFHLVWRSMVRGTLCLPADGIGAVPAQLAKGLDDGVLSLETPVAAVTDAGVLLTDGRELPARSVVVATDAASAAGLLPGLAVPDGRTVTTYYHAAPRTPLPEPTLLVDSTGAVLNTCVLTEAAPTYAPPGTALISSSVLGAHTPGVEAAVLRRLAELYGTDTSGWRQVAVYTVEGALPVMEPPWPLSRTTRFAPGRYVCGDHRATGSVQGALSSGTRAAREVLSDLARD
- a CDS encoding lycopene cyclase family protein, whose amino-acid sequence is MVGGGASGLSLAHQLAVAGRLDFTLVEAPDGPRRPPERTWCYWDQGTGGFQDTGEGQDTGDDQGAGDLQAAVAASWSRLRIHAADGRPVTVDPSPLRYRMLRSAEFERLVYSRLARSSGAHVLRATADTVRDTADGAEVRCTTPEGRALTLRARHVFDSRPRPLLPPARTELMQHFRGWFVRTDTDRFDPTVADLMDFRVPQPQHGLAFGYVLPLSPNRALVEYTEFSRTPLTTEAYDAALTRYSRDVLELGAHTVESAEQGVIPMTDGHFARRAGRSVFRIGAAGGATRPATGYTFAAVQRQSRAIAAALHDGHARVPPPHGRRALAMDAVLLRALDTGRVDGPDFFTRLFRRVPTERLLRFLDGDTTVREEWTIGLRTPIGPMLRTAVEVPFLPHRARPAPRTGESHR
- a CDS encoding class I SAM-dependent methyltransferase, with protein sequence MTLLRDHDLARAFDHAARTYDSLTALNPGYRTDLLRSARRLQLPRAGAGLRILDLGCGTGTSTRALLRAAPHARITAVDASAGMLRRALAKPWPGHVRFRHLTAEEAVLRQEQEEPYDAVFAAYLFRNVTDPDGLLAAVRALLRPGGRLAVHEYSLSGSAAHRALWTAVCQGVIVPAGTLSGDRALYRHLWRSVLDFDTAPAFTARLTDAGFTGVRVAPVAGWQTGIVHTFLARNAAEGAKGTDSAEGTAVGGAA